Proteins encoded in a region of the Mucilaginibacter sabulilitoris genome:
- a CDS encoding glycoside hydrolase family 16 protein, translated as MKKIFLLAPVLLFVVVANASVPGFCNADTTIKHWKLVWSDEFNYSGLPDGSKWNYEEGFVRNHEKEYYTKERKENAVVKDGFLYITGIKERYHNAVYKSGSKNWETEDSVADYTSASINTQGKASWKYGKIKVRAKLPAGKGVWPAIWMLGDNISKIGWPECGEIDIMENVGFEPRNIYATMHYLDPSTQKHGSNSKHMESAALSSEFHIYTLEWDKKLIRIYLDNTLYQTFNVDDAGKGKHNGFRHKQYLLLNLALGGDWGGQIDDSIFPQQYVIDYVRVYQ; from the coding sequence ATGAAAAAGATATTCTTATTAGCCCCGGTTTTATTATTTGTAGTTGTTGCAAATGCCAGTGTACCCGGCTTCTGTAATGCTGATACAACAATTAAACACTGGAAACTAGTATGGAGCGATGAGTTCAACTACTCTGGATTGCCTGACGGGTCAAAATGGAACTATGAAGAAGGCTTTGTACGTAATCACGAAAAAGAATACTACACCAAAGAGCGCAAGGAAAATGCAGTAGTAAAAGACGGCTTTTTGTATATCACCGGTATTAAAGAACGTTACCATAACGCCGTTTACAAATCGGGTAGTAAGAACTGGGAAACGGAGGATTCTGTAGCTGATTATACTTCGGCATCAATCAATACACAAGGCAAAGCTTCATGGAAATACGGAAAGATAAAAGTGCGGGCAAAATTACCTGCGGGTAAAGGGGTATGGCCGGCTATCTGGATGCTGGGCGACAACATTTCAAAAATAGGATGGCCGGAGTGTGGGGAAATAGATATTATGGAAAACGTGGGCTTTGAGCCCCGTAACATATATGCCACAATGCATTATCTGGATCCGTCGACACAAAAGCATGGCAGCAATAGTAAGCATATGGAATCGGCCGCCTTATCAAGCGAATTTCATATTTATACACTGGAATGGGATAAAAAGCTGATCAGGATATACCTGGATAATACGCTTTACCAAACTTTTAATGTTGATGATGCGGGCAAAGGAAAGCACAATGGTTTCAGGCATAAACAATACCTGTTGCTTAACCTGGCATTAGGTGGCGACTGGGGCGGTCAGATAGATGATAGCATCTTCCCGCAGCAATATGTGATCGATTACGTACGGGTATATCAATAA
- a CDS encoding RagB/SusD family nutrient uptake outer membrane protein: MKKLLILSMAAFFITASSCKKYLNEEVRGALLGADALKSQQGLEAALTGAYAGWENTFSTGFIHATAIAATMGGDDVTTHHASNKADLREFDQFAVSATNQRTQALYNGCYKAIQGANNIITNYKTTVGDATTINAIAGEAYFVRALSYYWLIRLYGSIPLITDPVFTDAMLTVKRSSAADVYKLIEADLTAADGLLPNTKRDPGRPNKGTAEAYLADVYLTEAGWPLKQTDKYAMAAAEAKKVIDNKALYGFDLLPSYDQVWENDPTKNGTVETVFQISTFMGVGSTTNCNYGWSAMPGEEGGWDDFFSEINFFKNFPAGPRKDATFRTTFKLSNGTTIPWQQSQTKHPYYHKYYIKGDVGNYVSSVPESMMRYAYVLTVYAEAEARATGAPDALAYSCINAIRSRAGLTPLSGLSGPDFAAAVVQERAWEFAAERTRWFDLVRLEMVEQANASKDSDDLKPIGAIAKSDYTFPLPFSETSVNPNL; encoded by the coding sequence ATGAAAAAGCTACTCATACTCTCTATGGCTGCCTTTTTTATAACCGCGAGCAGTTGTAAAAAATATTTAAATGAAGAAGTCAGAGGCGCTCTGCTGGGTGCAGATGCGTTAAAATCTCAGCAAGGCCTTGAAGCCGCGCTTACTGGTGCTTATGCAGGCTGGGAAAATACATTCAGTACCGGCTTTATACATGCTACTGCAATTGCTGCTACAATGGGCGGCGATGACGTAACAACGCACCATGCCAGTAACAAAGCTGATTTACGCGAATTTGATCAGTTTGCAGTATCGGCAACTAACCAGCGTACACAAGCGCTATATAATGGATGTTATAAAGCGATACAGGGTGCCAATAATATTATAACTAACTATAAAACCACTGTAGGCGATGCTACAACAATTAACGCTATTGCCGGCGAAGCTTATTTCGTCCGGGCATTGTCTTATTACTGGCTTATACGTTTATATGGCAGTATCCCTTTAATAACCGACCCCGTTTTTACTGATGCTATGCTTACAGTTAAAAGGTCATCTGCAGCAGATGTTTATAAGCTGATTGAAGCCGACCTCACAGCCGCCGACGGATTACTGCCGAACACCAAACGCGATCCCGGACGGCCAAACAAAGGTACCGCTGAGGCTTACCTTGCCGATGTTTATCTAACCGAGGCCGGCTGGCCATTAAAGCAAACTGATAAGTATGCAATGGCAGCAGCAGAAGCTAAAAAGGTAATTGATAATAAAGCCTTATACGGGTTTGATTTACTGCCTTCATATGATCAGGTTTGGGAAAATGATCCGACAAAAAATGGTACAGTAGAAACAGTTTTCCAGATATCTACTTTTATGGGTGTAGGCTCAACAACAAATTGTAATTATGGTTGGTCGGCGATGCCTGGTGAAGAAGGTGGATGGGATGACTTTTTTTCAGAAATAAATTTCTTTAAAAATTTCCCTGCCGGGCCAAGAAAGGATGCTACATTCCGCACTACATTTAAGTTATCAAACGGCACAACTATCCCATGGCAGCAAAGCCAAACCAAGCACCCTTATTATCACAAATATTATATAAAAGGAGATGTTGGTAACTACGTTTCTTCAGTTCCCGAATCAATGATGCGTTATGCCTATGTGCTAACCGTTTATGCCGAGGCCGAAGCAAGAGCTACCGGTGCGCCCGACGCATTAGCCTATAGCTGCATCAACGCTATCAGGAGTAGGGCGGGGTTAACCCCTTTAAGCGGACTATCAGGGCCTGATTTTGCAGCAGCAGTTGTGCAGGAACGGGCGTGGGAGTTTGCTGCCGAACGTACCCGTTGGTTTGATCTTGTACGTCTTGAAATGGTTGAGCAGGCAAATGCCAGCAAGGATTCTGATGACCTTAAACCCATTGGGGCAATAGCAAAATCGGATTATACATTCCCGCTTCCATTCTCGGAAACTTCTGTTAACCCTAATTTGTAA
- a CDS encoding glycoside hydrolase family 26 protein, whose product MKKAYTFIFLFTLSASAGAQSKSKYQVVNFFNSISGKQTLSGIHNNEPNAEPVRRTNRVDSITGHFPALWSGDFLFQRENIDNRQIMINEAVREWKKGAVINIMWHACNPASEEPCGWDNGHGVLSKLSDEQWKQLTTDGSELNKIWKARIDEVCYYLRQLKDKNVEVLWRPMHEMNINAFWWAGRPGPDGTIKLYQMLHDYMVNKKKLTNLIWVWDIQDLSTLADDAKRYKPAPQYWDVAALDVYDHSGFTDEKYKIMQQACDGKPMAIGECEVFPSAEKLYAQPKWTFFMAWSDQEFKCNTIEQIKAIHTAPNVLTLDKMPGWKQ is encoded by the coding sequence ATGAAAAAGGCATATACTTTTATATTCTTATTTACGCTTTCAGCAAGTGCCGGGGCGCAAAGCAAATCAAAATACCAGGTTGTTAATTTTTTTAATAGCATATCAGGAAAGCAAACCTTGTCTGGCATACACAATAACGAACCCAATGCCGAACCTGTACGGCGGACAAATAGAGTTGATTCTATTACCGGGCATTTTCCGGCTTTATGGAGCGGCGATTTTTTATTTCAGCGGGAGAATATTGATAATCGGCAAATAATGATAAATGAAGCTGTGCGGGAGTGGAAAAAAGGCGCAGTTATAAATATCATGTGGCATGCCTGTAATCCCGCCAGCGAAGAGCCTTGTGGCTGGGACAATGGCCATGGTGTATTGAGCAAATTGAGCGACGAACAGTGGAAGCAATTAACCACTGATGGCAGCGAACTAAACAAAATATGGAAAGCGCGGATAGACGAAGTTTGCTATTACCTGCGCCAATTAAAAGATAAAAACGTAGAAGTACTTTGGCGGCCCATGCATGAAATGAACATAAACGCATTTTGGTGGGCTGGTCGTCCCGGCCCGGATGGTACAATAAAACTTTATCAAATGTTGCACGACTATATGGTTAACAAAAAGAAACTAACCAACTTAATATGGGTTTGGGATATTCAGGATTTGAGTACCCTTGCTGACGACGCCAAACGCTACAAGCCTGCCCCGCAATACTGGGATGTAGCCGCCTTAGATGTTTATGACCATTCCGGTTTTACTGACGAAAAATATAAAATCATGCAACAAGCCTGTGACGGTAAGCCCATGGCTATAGGCGAATGCGAGGTATTCCCGAGCGCTGAAAAATTATATGCTCAGCCTAAATGGACTTTCTTCATGGCATGGTCTGACCAGGAATTTAAATGCAATACGATAGAGCAAATAAAAGCTATTCATACAGCACCAAATGTGCTGACTCTTGATAAAATGCCCGGTTGGAAGCAATGA
- a CDS encoding DUF5107 domain-containing protein, with amino-acid sequence MNDKTISGSKVLIPVLTGIILFFSSQVLTAQSTVKISETDQVIPTYLSGPPDPNPMFFFGKVSQGAEGRIYPYPLYDNLTNKKSDKSYHLVYLENEYVKIGILPEIGGRIFSALDKTNNYNFVYDQHVIKPALIGLIGSWISGGIEWNIPHHHRASTFMPVQWSKEENADGSKTVWVGELEVRQRMRWAVGYTLRPGSSVLECSVRIINRTPFENTMLCFANVAVHTNENYQVIFPPSTEWATGHSKREFYKWPVVNGKDMSWYKNNTSSASWFAVNHKEDFVAGYDHGVNAGTMTIANHHIVPGKKFFTWGTGNMWDKILTDDDGPYLEIMVGAYSDNQPDYSWLQPFEERSFIINWYPFRGIDGVKNSNLDAAVNLEVKDGKAGFGFYTTKAYKNARVSLKAGDKVISEEEIAIDPGKPYFKQVLLPAAVDEQGLRAAITAGGHELIAYSPVQIKPTEQPAGVKLPVKPEDIKNNEELFLAGQRIDQFHNPTLDPDTYWEEVLRRDPGEVKANIGMGILNLRKARFETAEKYFNKAIDRLTFQYTDAKDCEPWYYLGVALKAQGKNNEAFTALYKAAWSQQWKSPAYFSLAEIASLKGNYEQALDLVSQSVDANALNVRAYELKAALLRHLNKPEEAEKLLAFAKEKTDPLDARIMTEKWLANNSAKDAATLFNTLNENPATAQEIAAEYNNAGLWGDGTKVLTEMIANSPNKAAISPLVYYYLGHFAEITGDKGKAGEYRRQAMLQSQEYVFPFQSELITVLKRAITVNPKDAHAMYYLGNLLYDWQPEEAVELWKRSTEADPGFAITWRNLAMAHSHQTMTGSQKEAIAELEKATSFPDPYPTHFAELDRLYQAAGTSVQKRLAVLEKNEKVITRNDEALGSLINLKTFSGKPAEAISLLKARTFSIWEGGSIFNTGQAWADAGLVRGLQLFREKKYKEAIEDFQSALNPPESRRAEQRHDLHNTQIIYWMGCAYEAAGEKAKAKDEWNKIESTDILAKGAGGSAYRRSSMLAKEEEHYYQALAKHKLGNRDDRSTFNELVTFGTSQASQTERALAENQQADERRSPHEHEAASHYIAGLGYAGLGNSTKARDEFNSALKLTPDFLPAEIALKQIDW; translated from the coding sequence ATGAATGACAAAACAATTTCCGGATCAAAAGTTTTGATCCCCGTTCTAACGGGCATCATTCTTTTCTTCTCATCACAGGTGCTGACGGCCCAATCAACGGTTAAGATCAGCGAGACTGACCAGGTAATTCCCACTTATTTATCCGGGCCGCCGGACCCAAATCCTATGTTTTTTTTCGGAAAGGTATCGCAGGGTGCCGAGGGACGCATCTATCCTTATCCGCTTTATGATAACCTGACAAATAAAAAAAGCGATAAAAGCTATCATTTAGTGTATCTTGAAAATGAATATGTGAAAATCGGGATATTACCAGAGATTGGAGGGAGGATATTTTCGGCGCTCGACAAAACCAACAACTACAATTTTGTTTACGATCAGCATGTGATCAAACCTGCACTTATAGGTTTGATCGGTTCGTGGATATCTGGGGGTATAGAATGGAATATTCCCCATCATCACCGTGCAAGCACCTTTATGCCGGTGCAATGGAGCAAAGAGGAAAATGCCGACGGCAGCAAAACCGTTTGGGTAGGTGAACTGGAAGTAAGGCAGCGGATGCGCTGGGCAGTAGGTTATACCCTGCGCCCCGGGAGCTCAGTACTGGAATGCTCAGTCAGGATAATTAACAGGACGCCATTCGAAAATACGATGCTTTGTTTTGCCAACGTGGCTGTGCATACCAATGAAAACTACCAGGTAATATTTCCGCCAAGTACCGAATGGGCTACCGGGCATAGCAAACGCGAATTTTATAAATGGCCTGTGGTGAATGGCAAGGATATGAGCTGGTATAAAAACAATACCAGTTCGGCTTCATGGTTTGCGGTGAACCATAAAGAAGATTTTGTGGCAGGATACGATCACGGTGTGAATGCCGGAACAATGACCATTGCCAATCACCATATTGTACCGGGAAAGAAATTCTTTACATGGGGCACTGGCAATATGTGGGATAAGATACTTACTGATGATGATGGTCCGTATTTGGAGATCATGGTAGGAGCCTATTCAGATAACCAGCCCGATTATTCCTGGCTGCAGCCTTTTGAAGAGCGTTCATTTATAATCAACTGGTATCCGTTTCGTGGGATTGACGGCGTGAAGAATTCTAACCTCGATGCCGCCGTCAACCTCGAAGTAAAAGACGGTAAAGCAGGTTTTGGCTTTTATACAACCAAGGCATATAAAAACGCAAGGGTAAGTTTGAAGGCAGGCGATAAGGTGATCAGCGAGGAAGAGATAGCTATAGATCCCGGTAAACCTTATTTCAAACAGGTGTTATTACCGGCTGCTGTTGACGAGCAAGGTTTACGTGCTGCTATTACAGCCGGGGGGCATGAATTGATAGCATATTCACCCGTGCAAATTAAGCCAACCGAACAACCTGCCGGTGTTAAATTACCGGTTAAACCCGAAGATATAAAAAATAACGAAGAACTGTTTCTCGCAGGTCAGCGTATCGATCAGTTTCATAACCCAACACTTGACCCTGACACTTATTGGGAAGAGGTGCTTCGTCGTGATCCCGGAGAGGTAAAGGCCAATATCGGTATGGGCATATTGAATTTAAGGAAAGCCAGGTTTGAAACTGCCGAAAAATATTTTAATAAAGCAATTGATCGCCTTACTTTCCAGTACACCGATGCAAAAGATTGTGAGCCCTGGTATTACCTTGGGGTGGCATTAAAAGCACAGGGTAAAAATAATGAAGCATTTACTGCACTTTACAAAGCCGCCTGGAGCCAGCAATGGAAATCCCCGGCATATTTTTCTTTAGCCGAGATCGCCTCTTTAAAAGGAAATTATGAGCAGGCGTTAGACCTGGTTAGCCAATCTGTTGATGCTAATGCACTGAACGTGCGGGCTTATGAGCTTAAGGCCGCATTGCTGCGTCATCTTAACAAACCGGAAGAAGCTGAAAAACTGCTTGCTTTCGCAAAAGAAAAGACCGACCCGCTGGATGCCCGAATTATGACTGAAAAATGGTTAGCCAACAACAGCGCCAAAGATGCAGCAACGCTTTTTAATACATTGAATGAAAATCCGGCAACCGCACAGGAAATTGCAGCCGAATACAATAACGCCGGACTTTGGGGCGACGGTACTAAAGTGCTAACAGAAATGATCGCCAACTCGCCCAATAAAGCAGCTATTTCACCATTGGTGTACTATTACCTGGGACATTTTGCCGAAATAACGGGCGATAAAGGCAAAGCCGGAGAATACCGCCGCCAGGCGATGTTGCAATCACAGGAATACGTTTTTCCATTTCAATCAGAGTTAATTACAGTATTGAAAAGGGCTATTACAGTTAACCCAAAAGACGCGCATGCGATGTATTATTTAGGTAATCTGCTATATGACTGGCAGCCTGAGGAAGCTGTTGAATTATGGAAACGTTCAACTGAGGCTGATCCCGGCTTCGCCATCACCTGGAGAAACCTTGCTATGGCGCATTCACACCAAACAATGACCGGATCACAGAAAGAAGCGATAGCTGAGCTTGAAAAAGCAACATCATTCCCCGATCCTTATCCTACTCATTTTGCCGAACTTGACCGGTTATACCAGGCTGCCGGTACTTCGGTGCAAAAGCGTTTAGCGGTGCTTGAGAAAAATGAGAAGGTGATAACACGGAATGATGAGGCGTTAGGCAGCCTGATCAACCTGAAGACTTTCTCGGGCAAGCCCGCCGAGGCGATTAGTTTACTTAAGGCCCGGACATTCAGTATATGGGAGGGCGGCAGTATTTTTAATACCGGGCAAGCCTGGGCCGATGCTGGTTTGGTGCGTGGCCTGCAACTATTTCGCGAAAAAAAGTATAAAGAAGCTATTGAAGATTTTCAATCAGCACTTAATCCGCCGGAAAGCCGCCGTGCTGAACAACGGCATGATTTACATAATACCCAGATCATTTATTGGATGGGTTGTGCATATGAAGCAGCTGGAGAAAAAGCAAAAGCAAAAGATGAATGGAATAAAATCGAATCAACGGATATACTCGCAAAGGGGGCAGGAGGTAGCGCCTATCGGCGTAGCAGTATGTTAGCGAAAGAAGAAGAGCATTATTATCAGGCACTGGCCAAACACAAACTGGGGAATAGGGATGACCGATCCACTTTCAACGAGTTGGTGAC
- a CDS encoding nucleoside hydrolase translates to MRSTIMRRRLLFSKLLCLAIIVIICGFVNFNGTTATKRNNLLPYDHTNPIMYDNDYANDEVDWYLMATASLGAIKYQGITTTSAVAPFVPGLAINTFKKCVSDRTRIVEIGRRSGFRHIPEAVAGPIGNLEEPASGKIEDTKPLNSPGTQAVLEAARKATSSKPLVICMGGPLTIAVDAYLLDQSIADKMVLAWTGGRYDSMSDYNGWVDPWAAYIALSRLRLVQFPVDPLLFPGVSKSWIRENFPDNEAKQFLVPLKLDVVNGDDRDGDGMPAVSVTTPGYVTAVKHVSFAGWKIYNGHKLPGIKDDPGGRAIVVIKANSELARSAYKKVFLNPAAWNNKSK, encoded by the coding sequence ATGAGATCAACAATAATGCGACGACGGCTATTGTTCAGCAAATTACTTTGTTTGGCTATCATTGTGATAATCTGTGGTTTTGTGAATTTTAACGGTACCACAGCTACAAAAAGGAATAACCTACTGCCTTATGATCATACCAACCCTATAATGTATGATAATGATTACGCAAATGATGAGGTAGACTGGTATCTGATGGCCACGGCCAGTTTGGGAGCAATAAAATATCAAGGCATCACCACCACATCGGCAGTAGCGCCATTTGTGCCAGGGCTTGCTATTAATACCTTTAAAAAATGTGTCAGCGACCGCACAAGGATAGTAGAAATAGGTAGAAGAAGCGGGTTTCGTCACATTCCCGAAGCGGTTGCCGGACCGATAGGAAACCTTGAAGAGCCAGCATCGGGTAAAATAGAAGATACCAAGCCACTTAACTCGCCGGGTACACAAGCCGTACTTGAGGCAGCACGAAAAGCCACTTCGTCTAAACCATTGGTGATCTGTATGGGTGGTCCGCTTACCATAGCTGTAGATGCTTACCTGTTGGATCAGTCCATTGCTGATAAAATGGTGCTGGCCTGGACAGGCGGTCGCTACGATAGTATGAGCGATTATAATGGCTGGGTTGACCCCTGGGCTGCATATATCGCGCTTAGCCGGTTAAGATTGGTACAGTTCCCGGTTGACCCGCTGCTTTTTCCGGGTGTGTCCAAATCCTGGATACGGGAAAATTTCCCGGATAACGAAGCCAAACAATTTCTTGTGCCGCTAAAATTGGATGTTGTGAATGGCGACGACCGGGATGGCGATGGCATGCCCGCGGTATCGGTAACGACTCCTGGATATGTAACGGCAGTAAAACATGTCTCCTTTGCAGGATGGAAAATATATAATGGCCATAAACTCCCGGGGATAAAAGATGATCCTGGGGGTAGGGCAATAGTAGTAATCAAAGCGAACAGTGAACTTGCCCGGTCAGCTTATAAAAAAGTTTTTCTTAACCCCGCTGCGTGGAACAACAAATCAAAATAA
- a CDS encoding glycoside hydrolase family 140 protein has protein sequence MRRYILFILTLLAAQNVMAQFSVSPNQHYILKDDKPFFWLGDTAWELFARLNKEEADTYLKIRASQGFTVVQAVVLAELDGLHTPNAYGEKPLIGDDPAKPNEKYFEQVDFIVDKAAQYHINIAMLPTWGDKIFKNSWGTGPEVFNEKNAAVYASWLAKRYKKRKNIIWILGGDRNPRDQNDIAVWRAMGNAIMKETANKALITYHCQPNKLGSAEWFRKESWFSFNAFQNGHCRNEAIYNKMQAGYSAMPLKPEIDAEPIYEDHPVCFNVQDLGTSSAYDVRKYAYLDLFSGAFGHTYGCHDVWQMYSAKHEPVNGPHIYWSEALQLPGANQMKLVKRLMESHPMLDRVPDQSVIVENNNTPAERIQATRGKDYIFVYTAAGKPFTVNASKITGSKLNAYWYDPRNGKTTVIGLVANARRKFTPPSTGYGHDWVLVLDDAAKNYKNMGAE, from the coding sequence ATGCGGAGGTATATACTATTCATATTAACACTTTTGGCTGCGCAAAACGTTATGGCGCAATTTAGTGTAAGCCCTAACCAACATTATATATTAAAAGATGATAAGCCATTCTTTTGGCTTGGCGATACAGCCTGGGAACTTTTTGCCCGCTTAAACAAGGAAGAGGCAGACACCTATTTAAAAATCCGGGCCAGCCAGGGTTTTACCGTTGTACAGGCTGTTGTATTAGCAGAGCTGGATGGCTTGCATACGCCAAATGCATATGGAGAAAAGCCATTGATTGGTGATGATCCTGCTAAACCAAATGAAAAGTATTTTGAGCAGGTAGATTTTATTGTTGACAAAGCAGCGCAGTATCATATAAACATTGCCATGCTGCCCACCTGGGGCGATAAAATTTTTAAAAACAGCTGGGGCACCGGTCCAGAAGTATTTAATGAAAAGAACGCTGCGGTTTATGCATCATGGCTGGCAAAGAGATATAAGAAAAGGAAAAATATCATTTGGATATTAGGCGGAGATCGTAATCCGAGAGACCAAAATGATATTGCTGTATGGCGGGCTATGGGTAATGCAATAATGAAGGAAACAGCTAATAAAGCCTTGATCACTTACCATTGTCAGCCAAACAAGTTAGGGTCGGCCGAATGGTTTCGCAAAGAAAGCTGGTTTAGTTTTAACGCTTTTCAAAACGGGCACTGTCGTAACGAAGCTATTTATAATAAGATGCAGGCGGGCTATTCTGCCATGCCGCTAAAACCCGAAATTGATGCGGAACCTATTTATGAGGATCACCCGGTATGTTTTAACGTGCAGGATTTAGGTACGTCCAGCGCTTATGATGTAAGGAAGTACGCTTATCTCGACTTATTTTCGGGTGCATTTGGTCATACTTATGGTTGCCATGATGTATGGCAAATGTATTCGGCAAAACATGAACCGGTCAATGGCCCCCATATTTATTGGTCCGAAGCTTTGCAGCTTCCCGGTGCCAATCAAATGAAATTGGTAAAGCGGCTGATGGAATCGCACCCCATGCTTGACCGTGTTCCCGATCAATCGGTGATTGTTGAAAATAATAACACACCTGCAGAGCGTATACAGGCTACACGCGGTAAAGATTACATATTTGTTTATACAGCCGCAGGCAAGCCGTTTACTGTTAATGCTTCAAAAATAACGGGTAGTAAACTAAATGCTTACTGGTATGATCCGCGCAATGGTAAAACTACCGTGATAGGTTTGGTAGCCAACGCCCGAAGAAAGTTTACGCCGCCATCAACCGGTTACGGGCATGATTGGGTACTGGTATTGGATGATGCAGCTAAAAACTACAAAAACATGGGAGCAGAATAG
- a CDS encoding glycoside hydrolase family 140 protein → MRKILFLIVAILLCRQANAQFSVSADKHYLLKDGKPFFWMGDTAWVLFARLTREEADTYLKTRSEQGFTVIQAVASGLHSTLSTNVYGEKPLINDDPSTPNEKYFEMVDYVIDKAEEYHLNVALFPTWASGPQKYNETNAAEYGAWIGTRYKNRTNVIWILGGDNFPEPKDIPYWHAMGTAIMKATDGKAVISYHAKPNNLGSAEWFRNEPWFSFNVFQNGHCRDEPIYDKMSAAYKALPIKPEIDAEPIYEDHPVCFDVHNQGITNAYDVRSYAYLDLFAGAFGHTYGCHDVWQMYSPKHESINGAHYFWYDALKLPGAEQMKFVRQLMESHPITDRVPDQSLIVENNYFPADRVQATRGKDYIFVYTASGRPFTVIPASIKAIKLNAYWFDPRTGKVTEIGIIANAKRKFTPPSTGYNRDWVLVLDDPAKNYKI, encoded by the coding sequence ATGAGAAAGATTCTATTTTTAATAGTTGCGATACTATTATGCAGGCAGGCAAATGCACAGTTTAGCGTAAGCGCTGATAAACATTATTTATTAAAGGATGGCAAGCCATTTTTTTGGATGGGTGACACTGCCTGGGTGCTTTTTGCAAGACTGACCAGAGAAGAAGCAGATACTTATTTAAAAACGCGTAGCGAACAAGGGTTTACAGTGATACAGGCTGTGGCTTCTGGTTTGCACAGCACGCTTTCAACCAATGTTTACGGTGAAAAGCCGCTTATTAACGATGACCCGTCTACACCAAATGAAAAGTATTTTGAGATGGTGGATTATGTGATCGATAAGGCTGAGGAATACCACCTTAACGTAGCACTATTCCCAACCTGGGCTTCCGGACCGCAAAAATACAACGAAACGAATGCCGCCGAATACGGAGCATGGATAGGCACCCGGTATAAGAACCGCACGAATGTTATATGGATATTGGGCGGCGATAATTTCCCGGAACCCAAAGATATTCCCTACTGGCATGCCATGGGCACGGCTATCATGAAGGCGACCGATGGTAAAGCCGTGATCAGTTACCATGCAAAGCCGAATAACTTAGGTTCGGCTGAATGGTTCAGAAACGAACCATGGTTTAGCTTTAATGTATTCCAGAACGGTCATTGCCGGGATGAACCTATTTATGATAAGATGTCGGCTGCTTACAAGGCCTTACCCATAAAGCCGGAGATTGACGCTGAGCCTATTTATGAAGATCACCCGGTATGTTTTGATGTGCACAATCAGGGCATTACAAACGCTTACGATGTCAGAAGCTATGCTTATCTCGACCTGTTTGCGGGGGCTTTCGGGCATACTTACGGCTGCCATGATGTTTGGCAGATGTATTCGCCGAAACACGAGTCAATCAACGGTGCGCATTATTTCTGGTATGATGCACTTAAACTACCCGGCGCCGAGCAGATGAAATTTGTAAGGCAATTGATGGAATCGCACCCGATAACCGATCGTGTGCCGGATCAGTCATTGATAGTCGAAAATAATTACTTTCCGGCCGACCGTGTTCAGGCTACCAGGGGCAAGGATTACATTTTTGTTTACACTGCGTCCGGCCGGCCATTTACCGTGATTCCAGCGAGTATAAAAGCCATAAAGCTGAACGCTTATTGGTTTGACCCGCGTACAGGCAAGGTGACAGAGATCGGTATCATCGCAAATGCAAAAAGAAAATTCACCCCACCATCAACTGGCTATAACCGCGATTGGGTGCTGGTGCTGGATGACCCTGCTAAAAATTATAAGATATAA